The following proteins come from a genomic window of Miscanthus floridulus cultivar M001 chromosome 2, ASM1932011v1, whole genome shotgun sequence:
- the LOC136539370 gene encoding uncharacterized protein — MLVVLHSFLLHSFSNAMANPFDLNVRLEEDDGDVDLNEPILEDDTINGFDLNLPLDDFGAVDFDYLQNLAADDDDGNLALDLNEAENDDDDAGFDLNEPEDDEHGIEQHADQVNQPKHDYSDHVRQQVYQALLMRSKNGKLGKQDTTIVGAQFGVKIRSVQRIWKQGKNQLAHNIPVMVPNLKKGRSGRKAIPLDLEKLRDIPLKQRMTIEDVSSRLGISKSRIHRYLKKGLLRRHSSSIKPYLTEANKKTRLKWCIDMIEQGLVDDPKFKDLFDFVFIDEKWFYISQKSERYYLLPEEDEPHRTCKNKNYIPRLMFLCVCARPRFRNRECVFDGKIGCFPLVNFEQAIRRSGNRLRGAQVIKPITSITIDVIREFMINKVLPAIRAKWPREDVHKPIFIQQDNAPSHLKVDDPIFCEHAKQYGFDIRLICQPPNSPDFNILDLGFFRAIQAIQYKKNAKTMQDLIPAVQQAFMEYSP; from the exons ATGCTTGTCGTGCTCCACTCTTTCCTTCTCCACTCCTTCTCAAATGCAATGGCTAATCCATTTGATTTGAACGTTCGTTTGGAAGAAGATGACGGCGACGTCGATCTCAATGAGCCAATATTGGAGGACGACACCATAAATG GGTTCGATTTGAACTTGCCATTAGATGATTTTGGTGCTGTCGATTTCGATTACCTACAAAACCTTGCTG CGGACGATGACGACGGCAACCTTGCCTTGGATCTCAACGAGGCTGAAAATGACGATGACGACGCCGGCTTTGATCTGAACGAGCCTGAAGATGACGAGCATGGCATCG AACAACATGCCGATCAAGTAAATCAACCGAAGCATGACTATTCTGATCATGTTAGACAACAAGTGTACCAAGCATTGTTGATGAGAAGTAAGAATGGGAAACTAGGCAAGCAAGATACAACAATTGTTGGTGCTCAATTTGGAGTAAAGATTCGATCAGTTCAGCGCATATGGAAGCAAGGTAAAAACCAACTTGCTCACAACATTCCAGTCATGGTTCCTAATCTAAAGAAAGGTAGAAGTGGCCGTAAAGCAATCCCTCTTGATTTGGAAAAATTGCGGGACATTCCTCTCAAGCAAAGAATGACCATAGAAGATGTGTCTAGTAGACTTGGTATTAGCAAATCTAGGATACATAGGTACTTGAAAAAAGGTTTGCTTAGACGCCACTCTAGTAGCATAAAACCTTACCTCACCGAGGCTAACAAGAAGACTAGGTTGAAGTGGTGCATTGACATGATTGAGCAAGGTTTAGTTGATGATCCAAAGTTTAaggatttgtttgactttgtgtttattgatgagaaatggttctacatctctCAAAAATCCGAGAGATACTACTTGCTACCCGAGGAAGATGAACCACATCGTACTTGCAAGAACAAGAATTATATCCCTAGGCTCATGTTTTTGTGTGTTTGTGCTCGGCCAAGAtttagaaatagagaatgtgtgtttgaTGGCAAAATAGGTTGTTTTCCACTAGTCAATTTTGAACAAGCTATTAGACGAAGTGGAAACCGTCTTCGTGGTGCACAAGTTATCAAGCCCATAACTTCAATAACAATAGATGTGATTAGAGAGTTCATGATAAACAAAGTGCTGCCCGCTATCCGAGCCAAGTGGCCAAGAGAAGATGTGCACAAGCCaattttcatacaacaagataATGCACCTTCTCATCTAAAAGTGGATGATCCTATTTTTTGTGAGCATGCTAAGCAATATGGGTTTGACATTCGGCTTATTTGTCAACCACCCAATTCACCGGATTTCAACATTCTAGACTTGGGTTTTTTTCGTGCTATTCAAGCTATTCAATACaagaagaatgcaaaaacaatgcAAGATTTAATTCCAGCCGTGCAGCAG GCATTTATGGAGTACTCTCCATAG